A single Thermoanaerobacterium sp. RBIITD DNA region contains:
- a CDS encoding DUF4321 domain-containing protein gives MRRSKGPWTLVFLLVVGLILGGFVGDYLAKYVSQLSYQQIIGMNSPISLDLNFIRLSFMIAFKVNIGTVVGLIAAIYMFYKIK, from the coding sequence ATGAGAAGGAGCAAAGGCCCATGGACACTGGTATTTTTGCTGGTTGTTGGGCTAATACTTGGTGGCTTTGTAGGTGATTATCTTGCAAAATATGTAAGCCAGTTATCATACCAGCAAATAATAGGAATGAATAGTCCTATAAGCTTGGACCTTAATTTCATAAGGTTATCCTTTATGATTGCATTCAAGGTCAATATCGGGACTGTTGTAGGACTTATTGCTGCAATATATATGTTTTATAAGATAAAATAA
- a CDS encoding NADH-dependent [FeFe] hydrogenase, group A6 — protein MDKVRLTIDGIPVEVPSNYTVLQAAKMANIDIPTLCYLEGINEIGACRVCIVEIKGVKNLQASCVYPVSNGMEVFTNTPRVREARRANVELILSAHDRSCLTCERNRNCELQALSEKLGINEIRFTGENIKYPKDDLSPSIVRDPNKCILCRRCVSTCSNVQNVFAIGMVNRGFKTIVAPVFGRSLNESPCISCGQCIEVCPVGAIYEKDHINRVYDALYDGKKYVVVQTAPAVRVALGEEFGLPYGTIVTGKMVSALKRLGFDSVFDTDFAADLTIMEEGNELLQRINNGGKLPMITSCSPGWINYCERYYPEFIENLSTCKSPHMMMGALIKSYFAEKKGLNPKDIYVVSVMPCTAKKYEIDRPEMESDGIKDVDAVLTTRELARMIKQSGIEFNKLPDEDFDNPLGESTGAAVIFGATGGVMEAALRTVADVVEGRDLENIDFSEVRGFEGIREASIKIGGKDIKVAIANGTGNAKKLLDKVKNGEAEYHFIEVMGCPGGCIMGGGQPIHNPNKNHEVRIARAKAIYEADRNLPIRKSHKNPMIIKIYEEYLSTPLSEKSHHLLHTSYSKKELYPLSK, from the coding sequence ATGGATAAGGTGCGATTAACGATAGATGGAATACCTGTTGAAGTTCCTTCTAACTATACAGTTTTGCAAGCTGCCAAAATGGCAAATATTGATATACCAACACTTTGTTATTTGGAAGGAATAAATGAAATTGGTGCATGTCGTGTATGTATTGTCGAAATAAAAGGCGTTAAAAATTTACAAGCATCATGTGTATATCCTGTAAGTAATGGAATGGAGGTTTTTACGAATACACCGCGTGTAAGAGAAGCAAGGCGTGCGAACGTTGAGCTCATTCTATCTGCACATGATAGAAGCTGTCTTACATGTGAAAGAAATAGAAACTGTGAATTACAAGCTCTAAGCGAAAAACTCGGTATTAATGAAATTAGATTTACTGGTGAAAATATAAAATATCCAAAGGATGATTTATCACCATCAATAGTTAGAGACCCAAATAAATGTATTCTGTGCAGAAGATGTGTTTCTACATGTTCAAATGTTCAAAATGTATTTGCAATAGGAATGGTTAATAGAGGATTTAAAACTATAGTTGCACCGGTGTTTGGCAGAAGCTTAAATGAATCACCTTGTATAAGCTGCGGTCAATGTATTGAAGTATGTCCGGTTGGTGCTATATATGAAAAAGATCATATTAACAGAGTTTATGATGCACTATATGATGGCAAAAAATACGTCGTAGTACAAACAGCTCCTGCTGTGAGGGTTGCGCTTGGTGAAGAATTTGGTTTACCATATGGAACAATAGTAACGGGAAAGATGGTTTCAGCATTAAAAAGATTAGGATTTGACAGCGTTTTTGATACTGATTTTGCCGCAGACCTAACTATAATGGAGGAAGGCAACGAATTACTCCAAAGGATTAATAATGGTGGTAAACTTCCGATGATTACATCATGCAGCCCAGGTTGGATAAATTATTGTGAGAGATATTATCCAGAATTTATAGAAAATCTTTCTACGTGTAAATCGCCACATATGATGATGGGTGCTCTAATAAAAAGTTATTTTGCTGAAAAGAAAGGTCTTAATCCAAAAGATATATATGTAGTATCGGTTATGCCGTGTACGGCGAAAAAATATGAGATAGATAGACCCGAAATGGAATCGGATGGTATTAAGGATGTTGATGCAGTTCTGACGACAAGAGAATTGGCACGCATGATTAAACAGTCCGGGATTGAATTCAATAAACTGCCAGATGAGGATTTCGACAATCCGCTTGGGGAATCAACAGGTGCGGCCGTAATATTTGGTGCAACGGGTGGTGTTATGGAGGCAGCGCTTAGGACTGTTGCAGATGTAGTAGAAGGGCGCGATTTAGAAAATATTGATTTTAGTGAAGTAAGAGGATTTGAAGGGATTAGAGAAGCATCCATAAAGATTGGTGGAAAAGATATTAAAGTTGCAATAGCTAATGGTACAGGGAATGCAAAAAAACTCTTAGATAAAGTAAAAAACGGCGAAGCCGAATATCATTTTATTGAAGTTATGGGTTGCCCAGGTGGATGCATTATGGGTGGTGGTCAACCGATACACAATCCTAATAAAAATCATGAAGTTAGGATTGCGAGAGCAAAAGCTATATATGAGGCTGATCGGAACTTACCCATAAGGAAATCCCATAAAAACCCGATGATAATAAAGATTTATGAAGAATATCTTAGCACACCACTGAGTGAAAAATCCCACCATCTCCTCCATACAAGCTATTCTAAAAAAGAATTATATCCTTTAAGTAAATAG
- the mreD gene encoding rod shape-determining protein MreD, which translates to MKSIYKYLLIILMIVLQATVFRYFAILGVKPDVLLILIISFALLNGINEGIVLSLFGGLLEDILFNNAIGFVAISLLIVAYLSGLLGKNVFKENTFVAFVFVFLGTILYNLIMVFSMLLMKYELNPALLFNIIIVQAVYNSIITIFAYRYLVKFNNYINKSRKFFFKI; encoded by the coding sequence ATGAAAAGTATATATAAATATTTATTAATTATATTAATGATAGTATTGCAGGCAACGGTATTTAGATATTTTGCTATATTAGGCGTTAAACCTGATGTACTGCTAATATTAATTATATCTTTTGCACTCTTAAATGGCATTAACGAAGGGATTGTTTTAAGCCTGTTTGGAGGTCTTCTTGAAGATATACTTTTTAATAATGCTATTGGTTTTGTAGCTATTTCCTTGTTGATAGTTGCTTATTTATCTGGATTGCTTGGCAAAAATGTTTTTAAAGAAAATACATTCGTTGCATTCGTATTTGTATTTTTAGGGACTATTCTTTACAATTTGATAATGGTATTTTCAATGCTCCTCATGAAGTATGAATTAAACCCTGCTTTATTATTTAATATAATAATAGTTCAAGCGGTTTATAATTCTATAATTACAATATTTGCTTACAGATATTTAGTTAAATTTAATAATTATATAAATAAGTCAAGAAAATTTTTTTTTAAGATTTAA
- the radC gene encoding DNA repair protein RadC, translated as MGEESSFTIKDLPEDDRPRERLVKYGSSVLSNAELMAIIIGTGNKNESAIMLSQRLLSEGRGLKYLMDTGIERLSEIKGIGVAKAAKLKAAIELGRRLALSGYNDSYVIRKPDDVISLLMDEMRYLNKEYFKVVMLNVKNKVIAVDTISIGSLNTSIVHPREVFKAAIERSASSIILVHNHPSGDPNPSKEDIDVSNRIHKSGNILGIKVLDHIIIGDGIGVSLKEKGYYDFDE; from the coding sequence ATGGGAGAGGAATCAAGCTTTACTATAAAAGATTTGCCTGAAGATGATAGGCCACGAGAAAGGCTTGTTAAATATGGTTCATCTGTATTGTCAAATGCAGAACTAATGGCTATAATTATAGGGACGGGTAATAAAAATGAAAGCGCAATAATGCTTTCGCAAAGATTGCTTAGTGAAGGCCGCGGACTTAAATATCTTATGGATACAGGAATAGAAAGGCTTTCAGAAATTAAAGGCATAGGTGTAGCGAAAGCTGCAAAATTAAAGGCCGCTATAGAGCTTGGAAGGAGATTGGCTCTTTCAGGGTATAATGATAGTTATGTTATAAGGAAGCCTGATGATGTAATAAGTTTATTGATGGATGAAATGAGGTATCTTAATAAAGAATATTTTAAAGTGGTCATGCTTAATGTGAAGAATAAAGTTATTGCAGTCGATACTATTTCAATAGGAAGTTTAAATACTTCTATCGTTCATCCGAGAGAGGTTTTTAAAGCTGCTATTGAGAGGTCAGCATCTTCGATAATTTTAGTTCATAATCATCCAAGCGGCGATCCAAATCCAAGCAAAGAAGATATTGATGTATCAAATAGGATTCATAAAAGCGGAAATATATTGGGGATAAAAGTGTTGGATCATATTATTATAGGTGATGGCATAGGTGTAAGTTTGAAAGAAAAAGGATATTATGATTTTGATGAATAA
- a CDS encoding rod shape-determining protein, with product MKGFSRDIGIDLGTATTLVYVQGKGIVLREPSVVAIKNDTHTVLAVGEEAKKMVGRTPGNIVAIRPMRDGVIADFDITKMMLDHFIGKVNPRKGLFRPRVIVGIPSGVTEVEKRAVIEAAFQAGAKEAHTVEEPMAAAIGAGLPVEEPTGSMVVDIGGGTTDVAIISLGGIVTSKSLRIGGDEMDEAIINYIKREYNLMIGERTAEEVKIQIGSAFPKAKEETMDIRGRDLVSGLPKTLKITSTEILEALKDPVSSILDAIKMTLEKTPPELAADIMDRGIMLTGGGALLSGIDRLIRQETGMPIQIADQPLDCVALGTGKILEESSLFKRVLSPINKLN from the coding sequence ATGAAAGGATTTTCGAGAGATATAGGTATTGATCTTGGGACAGCAACAACACTTGTTTATGTACAAGGTAAAGGTATAGTATTAAGGGAACCGTCAGTTGTTGCTATAAAAAATGACACACATACGGTTCTTGCAGTTGGTGAAGAAGCTAAAAAGATGGTTGGTAGAACCCCAGGTAATATAGTTGCTATAAGACCAATGAGAGATGGTGTTATAGCTGATTTTGATATAACGAAAATGATGCTTGATCATTTTATAGGCAAGGTAAATCCGAGAAAGGGTTTATTTAGGCCACGAGTTATTGTTGGTATTCCTTCTGGCGTAACAGAAGTAGAAAAAAGAGCAGTAATAGAAGCAGCGTTTCAAGCAGGTGCTAAAGAGGCTCATACAGTAGAAGAACCAATGGCTGCTGCAATTGGTGCAGGTTTACCTGTCGAAGAACCAACTGGAAGCATGGTTGTTGATATAGGTGGCGGCACGACTGATGTAGCCATAATTTCTCTTGGCGGTATAGTTACAAGCAAGTCGCTGAGAATTGGTGGAGATGAGATGGATGAGGCTATTATAAACTATATCAAGAGAGAATATAATCTTATGATTGGTGAAAGGACAGCAGAAGAAGTAAAGATTCAGATAGGATCTGCATTTCCTAAGGCAAAAGAAGAGACAATGGATATTAGAGGAAGAGATTTAGTGTCTGGCCTCCCAAAAACCCTAAAAATTACTTCAACAGAAATACTTGAGGCACTAAAAGATCCTGTATCAAGCATACTAGACGCTATCAAAATGACACTTGAAAAGACACCACCGGAATTAGCTGCTGATATAATGGATAGAGGAATAATGTTAACAGGTGGTGGTGCATTATTAAGCGGTATAGATAGACTTATAAGACAAGAAACGGGAATGCCAATTCAAATAGCTGATCAACCATTGGATTGTGTGGCATTAGGTACGGGTAAAATATTAGAAGAAAGTTCGTTATTTAAAAGAGTTTTAAGCCCTATAAATAAGCTAAATTGA
- a CDS encoding Maf family protein codes for MKIILASKSPRRRELLSGIGLDFDIIGSNIDEITDEVKPENIVMDLSKKKAEDVAKGADSDSIVIGADTIVVIDGEILGKPKDRLDAYNMLKKLCGRWHKVYTGITVINTKDFKVVSDFESTDVLMKNLNDDMIYRYIDKGESYDKAGSYAIQGYGSLIVEKINGDYFNVVGLPITKLSDILLKEFKINLL; via the coding sequence ATGAAGATTATTCTTGCATCAAAATCTCCAAGGAGACGTGAATTGTTGTCTGGTATAGGCCTCGATTTTGATATAATTGGAAGTAATATAGATGAAATAACAGATGAGGTAAAACCGGAGAATATTGTTATGGATTTGTCAAAGAAAAAAGCCGAAGACGTAGCAAAGGGTGCTGATTCAGATTCAATCGTCATTGGTGCGGATACTATTGTTGTTATTGATGGGGAAATACTCGGTAAGCCTAAGGATAGACTTGATGCATATAATATGTTAAAAAAGTTGTGCGGAAGATGGCATAAAGTCTATACAGGAATTACCGTTATTAATACAAAAGATTTTAAAGTTGTATCAGATTTTGAATCAACTGATGTACTTATGAAAAATCTCAATGATGATATGATATATCGATACATTGATAAGGGTGAAAGTTATGATAAAGCGGGTTCATATGCTATTCAAGGATATGGATCACTTATTGTCGAAAAAATAAATGGTGATTATTTTAATGTAGTAGGATTGCCAATTACAAAATTATCTGATATCCTTTTAAAAGAATTTAAAATAAACCTGCTTTAA
- the mreC gene encoding rod shape-determining protein MreC — MPRFLKNKQFVLVVIIAVALISAMAYTYGGGRDITSIESTIGGVLSPVQKVFYSIGNNVSNFFVSIREIGTLRVKNASLENEIVKLKKDNIKLQEYISENDRLRNILNFKDNNIDITTKPANIVSKNPGNWFNTFNIDIGSDNGVKPKMAVLDEKGNMVGTVTDVGKNWSKVLSIIDVDSSVSAIDVKTRDNGIIRGDSNGNLTMIYIPADSKISKGDVITTSDMSIFPKGLIIGIVEKVEKQEGSLLKQAIIKPEADFERLEFVQVVTNMKTTGK, encoded by the coding sequence GTGCCACGATTTCTAAAAAATAAACAATTCGTATTAGTAGTAATAATAGCCGTGGCACTTATTTCTGCCATGGCATATACCTATGGTGGTGGACGGGATATAACATCTATTGAATCAACTATAGGTGGTGTTTTATCTCCAGTACAAAAAGTATTCTATTCCATAGGTAATAATGTATCAAATTTTTTTGTATCTATAAGAGAAATTGGTACATTACGAGTTAAAAATGCTTCCCTTGAAAATGAAATAGTTAAATTAAAAAAAGATAATATAAAGTTACAAGAATATATAAGCGAAAATGACAGACTAAGAAACATCTTAAATTTTAAAGATAATAATATTGATATAACTACTAAACCAGCAAATATTGTAAGTAAGAATCCTGGAAATTGGTTTAATACATTTAATATAGATATAGGTTCAGATAATGGTGTTAAACCAAAAATGGCCGTTCTTGATGAAAAAGGAAATATGGTAGGCACTGTTACAGACGTAGGGAAAAATTGGTCAAAAGTTTTATCTATAATTGATGTAGACAGTTCCGTAAGTGCGATTGATGTAAAAACTCGTGACAATGGTATCATAAGAGGGGATTCTAATGGTAACCTTACAATGATTTACATTCCTGCTGATTCCAAAATTAGCAAGGGTGATGTAATTACTACATCTGATATGAGTATTTTCCCAAAGGGACTTATAATCGGGATAGTTGAAAAAGTAGAAAAGCAAGAAGGCTCACTTTTAAAACAAGCGATAATTAAACCTGAGGCTGATTTTGAAAGGCTCGAATTTGTGCAAGTTGTTACAAATATGAAAACTACGGGGAAGTAG